From the Gallaecimonas kandeliae genome, one window contains:
- the xseA gene encoding exodeoxyribonuclease VII large subunit — MRQILSVTQLNTQVRHLVEDSLGLVWLSGELSNFKAYGSGHWYFSLKDERSQVSCAMFRGKNMGVTFRPQDGMQLLVRARPTLYEPRGSYQLVVEFMEPAGDGLLKQQFEALKLKLAAEGLFADASKRPLPPHPKRIGIISSPSGAAVHDILNVLRRRAPFLEVVLYPAQVQGEKAAAQLSRQLEVAAERDEVDVIILGRGGGSLEDLWCFNDEALARAIAASPIPVVSAVGHETDVTISDFVADLRAPTPSAAAELVSSQAGLIADQLQALSARLAASGQRYLRQQQARQQALAERLGRLSPQRKLERDSQLLDELGQRLQRALPRLLARQRQPLAQFQARLAHQHPAKHLDKAEERLARLDAGLAQALRQQLAGKRQAQQRLIEQLQLVSPLATLGRGYGIAQDEQGQVLDSVRQVAVGQGLDLRVKDGLIRTEVIAVEPS; from the coding sequence ATGCGCCAAATCCTCAGCGTCACCCAGCTCAACACCCAGGTCCGCCACCTGGTGGAAGACAGCCTCGGCCTGGTCTGGCTCTCGGGCGAACTGTCCAACTTCAAGGCCTACGGCTCCGGCCACTGGTACTTTTCATTAAAAGACGAGCGCTCCCAGGTGAGCTGCGCCATGTTCCGAGGCAAGAACATGGGCGTCACCTTCAGGCCCCAGGACGGCATGCAGCTCTTGGTGCGGGCCCGCCCTACCCTCTACGAGCCGCGCGGCAGCTACCAGCTGGTAGTGGAATTCATGGAGCCGGCCGGTGACGGCCTCCTGAAGCAGCAGTTCGAGGCCCTGAAACTCAAACTGGCCGCCGAGGGCCTCTTCGCCGACGCCTCCAAGCGGCCATTGCCGCCCCACCCCAAGCGCATCGGCATCATCAGCTCCCCCTCGGGCGCCGCCGTCCACGACATATTGAACGTACTGCGGCGCCGGGCCCCCTTCCTGGAAGTGGTGCTCTACCCGGCCCAGGTGCAGGGGGAAAAGGCGGCGGCCCAGCTTAGCCGCCAGCTAGAGGTGGCGGCAGAGCGGGACGAGGTGGACGTCATCATCCTCGGCCGCGGCGGCGGCAGCCTAGAAGACCTCTGGTGCTTCAACGACGAGGCCCTGGCCAGGGCCATAGCGGCCAGCCCCATTCCGGTGGTCTCCGCCGTGGGCCACGAGACGGACGTGACCATCAGCGACTTCGTGGCGGACCTTCGCGCCCCCACCCCCAGCGCCGCCGCCGAGCTGGTGTCCAGCCAGGCCGGCCTCATCGCCGACCAGCTCCAGGCCCTGAGCGCGCGCCTGGCCGCCAGCGGCCAGCGTTACCTTCGCCAGCAGCAGGCCCGGCAGCAGGCCCTGGCCGAGCGCCTGGGCCGCCTCTCGCCCCAGCGCAAGCTGGAGCGGGACAGCCAGTTGCTGGACGAGCTGGGCCAGCGCCTGCAGCGCGCCCTGCCCCGGCTGCTGGCCCGCCAGCGCCAGCCCCTGGCCCAGTTCCAGGCAAGGCTTGCCCACCAGCACCCGGCCAAGCACCTGGACAAGGCCGAAGAGCGGCTGGCCCGCCTCGACGCCGGCCTGGCCCAGGCCCTCAGGCAACAGCTGGCCGGCAAGCGCCAGGCCCAGCAGCGGCTCATAGAGCAGCTGCAACTGGTCAGCCCCCTGGCCACCCTCGGCCGCGGCTACGGCATAGCCCAGGACGAGCAGGGCCAGGTGCTGGACAGCGTCCGCCAGGTGGCCGTGGGCCAAGGGCTGGACCTTAGAGTCAAGGACGGTTTGATAAGGACAGAGGTCATAGCGGTGGAGCCTTCCTAA
- the guaA gene encoding glutamine-hydrolyzing GMP synthase has protein sequence MTKNIHESRILILDFGSQYTQLIARRIREIGVYCELWAWDVSEEDIREFAPNGIILSGGPESVHEDNSPRAPEYVFNAGVPVFGICYGMQTMAHQLGGAVESSMEREFGYAQIELLTDSKLTHGIEDAISASGKALLDVWMSHGDKVVAIPDGFETVAKTDNCPFAIMANEQKRFYGVQFHPEVTHTRQGKRLLEHFVLEICGCEALWTPSAIIEDAVARIKEQVGDDEVILGLSGGVDSSVVAMLVHRAIGDKLTCVFVDNGLLRLGEGEQVMEMFGDHFGLNIIKADAEERFLSALKGIDEPEAKRKTIGRVFVEVFDEHAKSMKNAKWLAQGTIYPDVIESAASKTGKAHVIKSHHNVGGLPEDMKMGLVEPLRELFKDEVRKIGLELGLPYDMLYRHPFPGPGLGVRVLGEVKKEYCDLLRRADAIFIEELHKADLYHKVSQAFVVFLPVRSVGVMGDGRKYDWVVSLRAVETIDFMTAHWAHLPYDLLGKVSNRIINEIDGISRVVYDISGKPPATIEWE, from the coding sequence ATGACCAAGAACATCCATGAAAGCCGCATCCTGATCCTGGATTTCGGCTCCCAATACACCCAGCTCATCGCCCGCCGCATCCGGGAGATCGGCGTCTACTGCGAACTCTGGGCCTGGGACGTCAGCGAAGAAGACATCCGCGAATTCGCCCCCAACGGCATCATCCTCTCCGGCGGCCCCGAGTCCGTCCACGAGGACAACAGCCCCCGCGCCCCCGAATACGTCTTCAACGCCGGCGTGCCCGTGTTCGGCATCTGCTACGGCATGCAGACCATGGCCCACCAGCTGGGCGGCGCCGTCGAAAGCTCCATGGAGCGCGAGTTCGGTTATGCGCAGATAGAGCTGCTGACCGACTCCAAGCTGACCCACGGCATCGAAGACGCCATCAGCGCCAGCGGTAAGGCGCTGCTGGACGTCTGGATGAGCCACGGCGACAAGGTCGTTGCCATCCCCGACGGCTTCGAGACCGTCGCCAAGACCGACAACTGCCCCTTCGCCATCATGGCCAACGAACAAAAGCGCTTCTATGGCGTGCAGTTCCACCCCGAGGTCACCCACACCCGCCAGGGCAAGCGCCTGCTCGAGCACTTCGTGCTGGAGATCTGCGGCTGTGAAGCCCTCTGGACCCCCTCCGCCATCATCGAAGACGCCGTGGCCCGCATCAAAGAGCAGGTCGGTGACGACGAGGTGATCCTGGGCCTCTCCGGCGGCGTGGACTCCTCCGTCGTCGCCATGCTGGTGCACCGCGCCATCGGCGACAAGCTGACCTGCGTCTTCGTCGACAACGGCCTGCTGCGCCTGGGCGAGGGCGAGCAGGTCATGGAGATGTTCGGCGACCACTTCGGCCTCAACATCATCAAGGCCGACGCCGAAGAGCGCTTCCTCTCCGCCCTTAAAGGCATCGACGAGCCGGAAGCCAAGCGCAAGACCATAGGCCGCGTCTTCGTGGAAGTGTTCGACGAGCACGCCAAGAGCATGAAGAACGCCAAGTGGCTGGCCCAGGGTACCATCTACCCCGACGTCATCGAGTCCGCCGCCTCCAAGACCGGCAAGGCCCACGTCATCAAGTCCCACCACAACGTCGGCGGCCTGCCCGAAGACATGAAGATGGGCCTGGTCGAACCCCTGCGTGAGCTGTTCAAGGACGAGGTGCGCAAGATTGGCCTGGAGCTGGGCCTGCCCTACGACATGCTCTACCGCCACCCCTTCCCGGGGCCGGGCCTGGGCGTGCGGGTGCTGGGCGAAGTCAAGAAGGAATACTGCGATCTCCTTCGCCGCGCCGACGCCATCTTCATCGAAGAGCTGCACAAGGCCGACCTCTACCACAAGGTCAGCCAGGCCTTCGTGGTCTTCCTGCCGGTGCGCTCCGTGGGCGTCATGGGCGACGGCCGCAAGTACGACTGGGTCGTCAGCCTTCGCGCCGTCGAGACCATCGACTTCATGACAGCCCACTGGGCCCACCTGCCCTACGATCTGCTGGGCAAGGTGTCCAACCGCATCATCAACGAAATAGACGGCATCAGCCGCGTCGTTTACGACATTTCTGGTAAGCCGCCGGCGACGATTGAGTGGGAGTGA
- a CDS encoding GlxA family transcriptional regulator, with protein sequence MHNIGYLLDDGFQILALSSQAVFEHANFASGEPFYRIANYSLAGGPVRTSLGMAMDTLAVRADSWADTWIVAGVNDPLAQPASPATLAFLRQAAPKARRLAAICTGTFVLAEAGLLDGKRATTHWALAGKLAERFPAIDVDANRIYIEQGNIWTSAGMTAGLDLALAMVEKDLGGEVARAVAHRLVMNQQRAGGQNQHSEMLALAPRSDRIQSALAYARQHLAQPLTVETLAEAAHLSPRQFSRLFREETGRTPAKAIEGLRLEAARLMLEQSRHSLEEIARETGFRDRRHMREVFIRGFGVSPLVLRKHARTS encoded by the coding sequence ATGCACAACATCGGATATCTACTGGACGACGGCTTCCAGATCCTCGCCCTTTCCAGCCAGGCGGTGTTCGAACACGCCAACTTCGCCAGCGGCGAGCCCTTTTACCGGATAGCCAACTATTCCCTGGCCGGGGGCCCCGTCCGCACCTCCCTGGGCATGGCCATGGACACCCTGGCCGTCAGGGCCGACAGCTGGGCCGACACCTGGATAGTGGCCGGCGTCAACGATCCCCTGGCCCAGCCCGCCTCCCCTGCCACATTGGCCTTCCTGCGCCAGGCCGCCCCCAAGGCGAGGCGGCTGGCCGCCATCTGCACCGGCACCTTTGTCCTGGCCGAAGCGGGCCTCCTGGACGGCAAGCGGGCCACCACCCATTGGGCCCTGGCCGGCAAGCTGGCCGAGCGCTTTCCCGCCATCGACGTCGATGCCAACCGCATCTACATAGAGCAGGGGAATATCTGGACCTCGGCCGGCATGACAGCCGGCCTGGATCTGGCCCTGGCCATGGTGGAAAAGGATCTGGGCGGCGAGGTGGCCCGCGCCGTGGCCCACCGCCTGGTGATGAACCAGCAGCGCGCCGGCGGCCAAAACCAGCATTCGGAGATGCTGGCGCTGGCACCCCGCTCCGACCGCATCCAGAGCGCCCTCGCCTATGCCCGCCAGCACCTGGCCCAGCCCTTGACGGTAGAAACCCTGGCCGAGGCCGCCCATTTGAGCCCGCGCCAATTCAGCCGCCTCTTTCGCGAAGAAACGGGCCGCACCCCGGCCAAAGCCATAGAGGGGCTGCGCCTGGAGGCGGCAAGGCTGATGTTGGAGCAGAGCCGCCACTCCCTGGAGGAGATCGCCAGGGAAACGGGCTTTCGTGACCGCCGCCATATGCGCGAGGTCTTTATCCGCGGCTTCGGGGTCTCACCCCTGGTGCTGCGCAAGCACGCCCGCACGTCCTAA
- a CDS encoding IS5 family transposase, giving the protein MGQAKRTITNWADYNRALVNRGSLTFWMDEAATRHWHCQQHHGGRGRGFEYSDTAIETALMLKGLFDLPLRALEGFINSLFQLMELPLTSPSYSCISKRAKTVNIRYRLPSKGPVAHLVIDATGLKVYGEGEWKQRKYGKEKRRVWRKLHLAVDAQTHEAIAAEVSLENVGDSEVLPGLLNPLRRRIDQVSADGAYDSKACHRLLQRKGAKASIPPRKTAGYWEQGHPRNEAVAALKAGQQAEWKRESGYHQRSKAETAMSRYKQLISPKLSLRDYNGQVAEALAGVKVMNKMLGLGMPVRQVS; this is encoded by the coding sequence ATGGGTCAGGCTAAACGCACTATCACCAATTGGGCAGACTACAACCGCGCCTTGGTTAACCGAGGCTCATTAACCTTCTGGATGGATGAAGCGGCTACCCGCCATTGGCATTGCCAACAGCATCACGGCGGTCGGGGTCGTGGTTTCGAATACAGCGACACCGCCATCGAGACAGCGCTGATGCTCAAGGGCCTGTTCGACCTGCCGCTGCGTGCCTTGGAAGGCTTTATCAACTCGCTATTCCAGTTGATGGAACTGCCGTTGACCTCGCCCAGTTACAGCTGCATCAGCAAGCGCGCCAAGACGGTCAACATCCGCTACCGCCTGCCCAGCAAGGGCCCAGTTGCCCACCTGGTTATCGACGCCACCGGGCTCAAGGTCTATGGCGAAGGCGAGTGGAAGCAACGCAAGTACGGCAAGGAGAAGCGCCGTGTCTGGCGCAAGCTACACCTGGCCGTCGATGCGCAGACCCATGAGGCTATCGCCGCCGAAGTCAGCCTGGAAAACGTCGGTGATAGCGAGGTACTGCCCGGCCTGCTCAATCCACTGCGCCGCCGTATCGACCAAGTCAGCGCCGACGGGGCTTACGACAGCAAAGCCTGCCACCGGCTACTGCAAAGAAAAGGCGCCAAAGCCAGCATCCCGCCTCGCAAGACAGCGGGGTACTGGGAGCAAGGTCACCCAAGGAACGAGGCAGTGGCGGCGCTGAAAGCCGGGCAACAGGCCGAGTGGAAAAGGGAAAGCGGCTATCACCAACGCTCAAAAGCGGAAACGGCCATGTCGCGATACAAGCAGCTCATCAGCCCGAAGCTGAGTCTGCGCGACTACAACGGCCAAGTGGCAGAGGCTTTGGCCGGGGTGAAGGTGATGAACAAAATGCTGGGCCTCGGCATGCCTGTTCGCCAGGTCAGTTAA
- the guaB gene encoding IMP dehydrogenase: MLRVIKEALTFDDVLLLPAHSTVLPNTADLRTKLTRKIALNIPMVSAAMDTVTEANLAIALAQEGGIGFIHKNMSIEQQAEEVRKVKRYVAGMVTDPVCVSADHQITDVLRLTEENGYAGFPVVSASGELEGIITARDVRFVTDHSRKVSEVMTPKAKLVTVKVGTPREEVQRLMQQHRVEKVLVVDDNFHLKGLITVKDFQKAERKPNACKDERGRLRVGAAVGAGAGNEERVAALVAAGVDVVLIDSSHGHSEGVLQRIRETRAAFPDIQIIGGNVATAAGAKALAEAGVDAVKVGIGPGSICTTRIVTGVGVPQITAVSDAVEALEGTGIPVIADGGIRFSGDICKAIAAGANCVMVGGMLAGTDEAPGEIELYQGRAFKSYRGMGSLGAMTKGSSDRYFQTDNAADKLVPEGIEGRVPYKGKVKEIVHQQMGGLRSSMGLTGNATIDDMRTKAQFVKVTSAGMGESHVHDVTITKEAPNYRMG, translated from the coding sequence ATGCTACGCGTTATCAAAGAAGCCCTGACGTTCGACGACGTCCTTCTGCTCCCCGCACATTCCACTGTTCTGCCCAATACTGCCGACCTGCGCACCAAGCTGACCCGCAAGATCGCGCTGAACATCCCTATGGTCTCCGCCGCCATGGACACAGTGACCGAAGCCAATCTGGCCATCGCCCTGGCCCAGGAAGGGGGCATCGGCTTCATCCACAAGAACATGAGCATCGAGCAGCAGGCCGAGGAAGTGCGCAAGGTTAAGCGTTACGTCGCCGGCATGGTCACAGACCCCGTCTGCGTCAGCGCCGATCACCAGATCACCGACGTGCTGCGCCTCACCGAAGAAAACGGCTACGCCGGTTTCCCCGTCGTTTCCGCCAGTGGCGAGCTGGAAGGCATCATCACCGCCCGTGACGTCCGTTTCGTCACCGACCACAGCCGCAAGGTCAGCGAAGTCATGACCCCCAAGGCCAAGCTGGTCACCGTCAAGGTGGGCACCCCCCGCGAGGAAGTGCAGCGCCTGATGCAACAGCACCGCGTCGAGAAGGTGCTGGTGGTGGACGACAACTTCCACTTGAAGGGCCTCATTACCGTCAAGGACTTCCAAAAGGCCGAGCGCAAGCCCAACGCCTGTAAAGACGAGCGCGGCCGCCTGCGGGTCGGTGCCGCCGTCGGCGCCGGTGCCGGCAACGAAGAGCGGGTCGCCGCCCTGGTGGCCGCCGGTGTGGACGTGGTGCTCATCGACTCCTCCCACGGCCATTCCGAAGGGGTGCTGCAGCGTATCCGCGAAACCCGCGCCGCCTTCCCCGACATCCAGATCATCGGCGGTAACGTCGCCACCGCCGCCGGCGCCAAGGCCCTGGCCGAGGCCGGCGTCGACGCCGTCAAGGTCGGCATTGGCCCCGGCTCCATCTGCACCACCCGCATCGTCACAGGTGTCGGCGTGCCGCAGATCACCGCCGTGTCCGACGCCGTCGAAGCCCTGGAAGGCACCGGCATCCCCGTCATCGCCGACGGCGGCATCCGCTTCTCCGGCGACATCTGCAAGGCCATCGCCGCCGGCGCCAACTGCGTCATGGTCGGCGGCATGCTGGCCGGTACCGACGAAGCCCCGGGCGAGATCGAGCTCTACCAGGGCCGCGCCTTCAAGAGCTACCGCGGCATGGGCTCCCTGGGCGCCATGACCAAGGGCTCCAGCGACCGCTACTTCCAGACCGACAACGCCGCCGACAAGCTGGTGCCGGAAGGCATCGAAGGCCGGGTGCCCTACAAGGGCAAGGTCAAGGAGATCGTCCACCAGCAGATGGGCGGCCTGCGCTCCTCCATGGGCCTGACCGGCAACGCCACCATCGACGACATGCGCACCAAGGCGCAGTTCGTCAAGGTGACCAGTGCCGGCATGGGTGAGTCCCACGTCCACGACGTGACCATCACCAAGGAAGCCCCCAACTACCGTATGGGTTGA